Sequence from the Labeo rohita strain BAU-BD-2019 unplaced genomic scaffold, IGBB_LRoh.1.0 scaffold_854, whole genome shotgun sequence genome:
CGTTCTTGTAGAAGTGGAATGTTGGCATACATTTGATCTCACAAGACTGAGCTACATCCTGCAAAAGACACAACAACATCACTTTAATATTCCTTATGACACTTTATTGCTCTCATCATACTACTTTTAGTTAAACTATTTCAGCTTTTATGTATAGGTATTGTAAACAACTTTAGTTAAAAAGCTGAAGGTTAACatgtaatgaaataaatgcatcgCATAAATATGACTGAACAAGAATGGTACTAGCAGGGGCACATTCAgagaaacaaaaagcaaaaacaaaagtttgattGTTATGTATCCAAAGcataaatttaatgtaattctACTGCCCTCTAGTGGTGTACATCATGGGCTAAAAGGGTACATTtagaactttttttctttttcgcaCACACACAATAACACTATAATAGAAAACTCACCTGTGCATCATCTACGTCCACTTTAAGGAAGACCACATCAGCATAGACAGAATTATCAGACAGGCCCTGAAGTCAGGAATTACAATCAGAAATTGAGTCAAATAAGTCCATTCTAACAATTCAATAAATATAGTGACAAACTTGGTTCCTTACTTTGTAAAAAGGTGCGATGCTCTGACAGGGCCCACACCACGTGGCTGTAAAATCAACCACTACAAGCTTATCACCTGCCTCAGCAAGAGCTTTGTCAAAGCCATCCTGCAAACACAAGTGTTGGGTTTAATGTTTTATCAATGTGCCATTCTTTAAATTAAGATGGTGTTACTGTGAACCTGTTTTCTTGCAGACGCAGCAGTataaaacaacagcagcaaaaaaaaaaaaaaaaaaaaaaaattatgattacaTGAACCATATCTACATTCACAGCACTCCAGACTATATAGTGTAAGCAGAATGTGTTAAACAGAGACAAAATCTGTTACTCCACTCCACATTTTTGTTCCTCAAGTCCAGCTTTCAGTCTGCTTTGCTTGGTGATACACAAAGCTTGATGCTTTGTTTTAAGCTTtaaaactgttgtttaaaatgaaaattaaaaggGCAgtacactcaaaaattaaaacttatcCTCAAGTGTTTCCCATTCAAtacaagtttctttttttatgtggaaaagatgatattttgaagagcactggtaaccaaacagttgctagCAGTCATTGACTTTCTATAGTAGGGAAacaatactatggaagtcaatggctaccatcaactgtttggttaccaacatgctTCAGAGTATCTTCTTTCATGTTTCTGTTTTGTGTTGAGccgaagaaagaaattcatacaggcaCAACAAGATGGTgacataaaacaatttaaaattttggttGAACTCTCATTTAACTGAATTGTGTAAAACAACTGCTTGATTACATTTATACTTTGAGTATTTCATTTGCTatcttttaattgcatttaaacaTACATCAGCCACATGACCTCTAGGCAACAACACAAAACCACATCGGTAGACCACTAAAGCCAACAGTTTTGTAAGGATTACATTATTTATCTGTAACACAAGGAATCAAATAATAGGGCGCGTTTGACTACATTCAATCAAACATAAACAGAAAGTCAATATGCACGCAGTTAATGATGTCCTTGTATGCCGTCTTGCCTTACTCACTGCGGCAAATGATCAAGTGCtgctgtgcaaaaaaaaaaaaaaaaaaaaaaaaaaaaaaaaaaaaaaaaaaaatcaactccAACCCACGTGACTTGATGGCGCGAGGTCTCTTGCAGGTCCCATCAGGCCGCAATCaccaaaataaactaaatgctACAAGACCGCTCTAATTTAGTTTTCTAAGTTAAAACTGTGAATgagaaaatgtgtattttcacGGGTAGGTTTAGAACACACTGCGTTATCGTGAGCTGAAAGTTACGTAACGAAGCGCCGTGCCAGCTGCCGCAAAACTATGTATTTCACGTGCGCCCGTT
This genomic interval carries:
- the zgc:56493 gene encoding thioredoxin-like; translation: QHLCLQDGFDKALAEAGDKLVVVDFTATWCGPCQSIAPFYKGLSDNSVYADVVFLKVDVDDAQDVAQSCEIKCMPTFHFYKNGKKLDEFSGSNQTKLEEMVKQHKG